The Nitrospira sp. KM1 genome includes a window with the following:
- the gatB gene encoding Asp-tRNA(Asn)/Glu-tRNA(Gln) amidotransferase subunit GatB — MTYEVVIGVEVHAQLRTRSKMFCGCATTFGRPPNSQTCPVCLGLPGALPVVNRAAVEMAVRAGLALNCTIGSRNRFARKNYFYPDLPKGYQISQYESPICEHGWIEVVSGTGKKRVRIRRAHLEEDAGKNVHDTGTTGSRVDLNRAGTPLLEIVTEPDLRSADEAVSYLKGLRDILMYLEVCDGNMEEGSFRCEPNLSLRPQGRQEFGTKVELKNINSFRFVKDAIEYEVKRQTKVLNEGGKIQQETRLWNLDRGETAVMRSKEEAHDYRYFPDPDLLPLDLEKEWIESYRATVPELPGNRTNRFVSEYGLPESDAAMLTASKGIADYFERTVRLFDHPKTVSNWVMGELTREVRQSGGSFETSPVSPERLVSLLNMVESGTVSLKAAREIFPDLFTSGKSAEQIVEERGLTQVSDEETLEKIVEDVLERHPAQASQFKEGKQQVLGFLVGQVMKASAGKANPGKVNELLKRKLSV; from the coding sequence ATGACGTACGAGGTTGTGATAGGGGTTGAAGTTCACGCCCAGCTCCGCACTCGATCGAAAATGTTCTGCGGATGTGCCACGACGTTCGGGCGGCCTCCGAACAGCCAGACCTGCCCCGTCTGTCTCGGTTTGCCGGGTGCGCTTCCGGTCGTCAATCGGGCGGCGGTTGAGATGGCCGTGCGGGCCGGTCTCGCCCTGAACTGCACGATCGGATCCCGCAACCGGTTCGCGCGAAAAAATTACTTCTATCCGGATCTCCCCAAGGGCTATCAAATTTCCCAATACGAGTCTCCTATTTGTGAACATGGATGGATTGAAGTGGTATCCGGGACCGGCAAGAAACGTGTCCGAATCAGGCGTGCACATCTTGAAGAAGATGCCGGAAAGAATGTTCATGACACAGGAACGACAGGCAGCAGGGTCGATCTGAACCGCGCCGGAACGCCGTTGTTGGAAATCGTGACCGAACCGGATCTGCGATCCGCCGACGAGGCGGTGTCCTACCTCAAGGGACTTCGAGACATCCTCATGTATCTGGAGGTCTGCGACGGCAATATGGAAGAGGGCAGTTTTCGATGCGAACCCAACTTATCGCTCAGGCCTCAGGGCCGGCAGGAATTCGGAACCAAGGTCGAACTGAAGAACATCAATTCTTTCCGATTTGTGAAGGACGCGATCGAGTATGAGGTGAAGCGTCAGACCAAGGTCTTGAACGAAGGCGGGAAAATCCAGCAGGAAACCCGGTTGTGGAATCTGGACCGCGGGGAGACGGCGGTGATGCGGAGCAAAGAGGAAGCGCACGATTATCGGTACTTCCCCGATCCGGACCTCCTCCCGCTTGATCTCGAGAAAGAGTGGATCGAGAGCTACAGGGCGACGGTCCCGGAACTGCCGGGAAATCGAACGAACCGATTTGTCAGCGAGTACGGTCTTCCCGAATCGGACGCGGCCATGTTGACGGCATCCAAAGGCATTGCGGACTATTTCGAACGGACGGTGAGACTGTTCGATCATCCCAAAACGGTCAGCAACTGGGTCATGGGTGAACTGACTCGAGAGGTGCGCCAATCAGGCGGATCGTTTGAGACCTCGCCGGTCTCTCCCGAGCGTTTGGTGAGCCTCTTGAATATGGTCGAGAGCGGAACGGTGAGCTTGAAAGCCGCGCGTGAAATATTTCCGGATCTGTTCACGAGCGGGAAGAGCGCCGAACAGATCGTTGAAGAGCGGGGTCTGACCCAGGTCTCCGATGAGGAGACGCTGGAAAAGATCGTTGAGGATGTCCTCGAGCGCCACCCGGCGCAAGCCTCTCAGTTCAAAGAGGGCAAACAGCAGGTATTGGGGTTTCTGGTCGGGCAGGTCATGAAAGCCAGCGCCGGAAAGGCCAACCCAGGCAAAGTGAACGAGTTGTTAAAAAGAAAACTGAGCGTGTAA
- a CDS encoding YtxH domain-containing protein, translating to MGDDRGSSTGVVLSFLTGAALGAVAALLLAPQSGRESREQLRGYARRAEGDLHDLAGRAGEALEEIIDEGKEFVQAKKSVLREAFEAGREAMQHERDRMRNDG from the coding sequence ATGGGGGATGATCGCGGGTCGTCAACGGGTGTAGTGTTGTCGTTTTTGACCGGGGCGGCGCTGGGTGCCGTCGCTGCATTGCTCTTGGCTCCGCAGTCGGGGCGTGAGTCGCGTGAGCAGTTGCGCGGCTATGCGCGCAGGGCGGAAGGAGACCTGCATGATCTGGCCGGACGCGCCGGGGAAGCGCTCGAGGAAATTATCGATGAGGGCAAAGAATTCGTCCAGGCGAAAAAATCAGTCTTGCGAGAAGCATTTGAAGCGGGACGAGAAGCGATGCAGCATGAACGGGACCGCATGCGGAACGATGGATGA
- a CDS encoding DUF948 domain-containing protein produces the protein MTFLEIAALLAALAFAVLVGCLIPVLVQLRKTAAESEQLVKRLGVEVPLLISELRAVSQNVSALTGQARDGVEHASVLLHAVGEVGESVQQVHDVVRGSSGTLLGNVVSMVAGLRAAAQFVRERYQQGGPHNGG, from the coding sequence ATGACCTTTCTGGAAATCGCCGCTCTTCTGGCTGCTCTGGCCTTTGCGGTGTTGGTTGGTTGTCTGATTCCCGTCTTGGTGCAACTCCGGAAGACCGCCGCGGAGTCGGAGCAGTTGGTGAAGCGACTCGGTGTCGAAGTGCCTCTGCTCATAAGCGAACTTCGTGCCGTAAGTCAAAACGTGAGTGCGTTGACCGGCCAGGCGCGTGATGGTGTCGAACACGCCTCGGTGCTTCTACATGCCGTTGGTGAGGTCGGAGAGTCCGTCCAGCAGGTGCATGACGTGGTCCGAGGATCCAGCGGCACGCTGCTGGGAAATGTCGTGAGCATGGTGGCCGGCCTTAGGGCTGCGGCGCAGTTTGTTCGAGAACGGTATCAACAAGGAGGACCACACAATGGGGGATGA
- the gatA gene encoding Asp-tRNA(Asn)/Glu-tRNA(Gln) amidotransferase subunit GatA has translation MAIHKLTLCELQKKFTAGEVTASEIVRSYMLRISQVESKVKAYVMQTKDSIASHAADLDAKLKGWRRTKPMTGMPIAIKDNMCTEGVPTTCSSRMLRDFLPPYDATVVKKLRGQDYLLLGKTNLDEFAMGSSTENSAFGPSRNPWNVQCVPGGSSGGSAAAVAADECVAALGSDTGGSIRQPAAFCGVVGVKPTYGRVSRYGLIAFASSLDQIGPITKDVSDAAYLLGAIAGHDPMDSTSADIPVPDYMKALKRKDLKKLKVGVPVEFFSEGLDPEVETAVRTAIEELKSLGGEIKEIRLPRTDAAVAVYYVVATAEASSNLARFDGVKFGLRAKETKDLLDLYMKTRQEGFGPEVKRRIMLGTYALSSGYYDAYYGKAQAVRTLICQDFADAFQEVDLIATPVTPTPAFKLGEKSEDPLQMYLSDIFTISVNLAGLPAIALPCGFSRTGLPIGLQLIGRAFEEETMFRAAHAYEQSTQWHLKRAVIR, from the coding sequence ATGGCCATCCATAAGCTGACCCTGTGCGAGTTGCAGAAGAAATTTACTGCCGGTGAAGTCACCGCGTCGGAAATCGTCCGCAGCTACATGCTCCGCATCAGCCAAGTCGAATCCAAGGTAAAGGCGTACGTGATGCAGACGAAGGATTCCATTGCGAGCCATGCGGCGGACTTGGATGCCAAGCTCAAGGGGTGGCGCCGGACGAAGCCGATGACAGGGATGCCGATTGCCATTAAAGACAATATGTGCACCGAGGGAGTGCCGACAACGTGCTCCTCCCGTATGTTGCGGGATTTCCTTCCGCCATACGATGCGACGGTGGTCAAGAAACTGCGCGGGCAGGATTACCTTCTTCTCGGTAAAACGAACCTGGATGAGTTCGCGATGGGATCGTCGACGGAAAATTCCGCATTCGGGCCGAGTCGCAATCCATGGAATGTGCAGTGCGTGCCGGGTGGTTCGAGTGGCGGTTCGGCTGCTGCGGTGGCGGCCGATGAATGCGTGGCAGCCTTGGGATCGGACACGGGAGGCTCAATCCGACAGCCTGCCGCCTTCTGCGGTGTCGTCGGAGTGAAACCGACGTATGGTCGCGTGTCCCGTTACGGATTGATCGCATTTGCCTCTTCACTGGATCAGATCGGTCCCATTACCAAAGACGTATCCGATGCCGCATATCTCCTTGGCGCGATCGCCGGCCATGATCCCATGGACTCCACGTCCGCAGACATCCCGGTTCCAGACTATATGAAAGCCTTGAAACGGAAGGATCTGAAGAAGCTCAAAGTGGGTGTGCCGGTAGAATTTTTCTCCGAAGGCTTGGATCCAGAGGTGGAAACTGCTGTTCGGACCGCCATTGAAGAACTCAAATCACTGGGCGGTGAAATAAAAGAAATCCGGCTGCCGCGAACCGATGCAGCGGTCGCCGTGTATTACGTGGTGGCGACGGCGGAAGCCAGTTCAAATCTCGCCAGATTCGACGGTGTCAAGTTCGGCCTGCGGGCGAAGGAAACCAAGGACCTGTTGGACCTGTACATGAAGACCAGACAGGAAGGCTTCGGACCGGAGGTCAAGCGCCGGATCATGCTGGGCACGTATGCACTGAGTTCCGGATATTACGATGCCTACTATGGAAAGGCGCAGGCCGTCAGGACCTTGATCTGTCAGGATTTCGCGGACGCATTTCAAGAGGTGGATCTTATCGCCACGCCCGTGACGCCCACTCCTGCGTTCAAGCTGGGTGAGAAAAGCGAAGATCCGCTTCAGATGTATTTGTCGGACATCTTTACGATATCGGTGAACCTTGCCGGTCTTCCGGCTATCGCCTTGCCCTGCGGGTTCAGCAGGACGGGACTGCCGATTGGTTTGCAGTTGATCGGCCGGGCGTTCGAAGAGGAAACCATGTTTCGGGCCGCTCATGCCTATGAGCAATCCACGCAGTGGCATCTGAAGAGAGCCGTCATCCGTTGA
- the panD gene encoding aspartate 1-decarboxylase, translated as MFRQMLRSKIHRATVTGAYLEYEGSLTIDQDLMEAAAILPYEAIICSNLNNGERFMTYAIEGRRGSGDIVLNGPTARKAAVGDQIIIFCYEYYSDEEIKRHAPKIVRVNEKNRIVESTEKR; from the coding sequence ATGTTTCGACAAATGCTGCGCTCCAAAATTCACCGCGCGACCGTCACCGGGGCATATCTCGAATACGAAGGTAGTCTCACGATCGATCAGGATCTGATGGAGGCCGCGGCGATTCTGCCTTATGAGGCCATTATTTGCTCCAACTTGAACAACGGGGAGCGTTTCATGACCTATGCGATTGAAGGCCGGAGGGGCAGTGGGGATATTGTCCTGAACGGTCCGACGGCTCGCAAGGCTGCAGTGGGCGATCAGATCATCATCTTCTGTTACGAGTATTATAGCGATGAAGAGATCAAGCGACATGCCCCAAAGATCGTTCGAGTGAACGAGAAAAACCGCATCGTCGAGTCGACGGAAAAGCGTTGA
- the gatC gene encoding Asp-tRNA(Asn)/Glu-tRNA(Gln) amidotransferase subunit GatC has protein sequence MNITKQDVEKVAKLARLEVTDAEKEVFAKQLSQILSHVQTLNQYDTGNVEQTSSVPARVNVFREDEVRPSLSVEQALANAPRREANGFSVPKIIE, from the coding sequence ATGAATATTACGAAGCAGGACGTTGAGAAGGTGGCGAAACTCGCCCGTTTGGAAGTCACCGACGCTGAAAAGGAGGTGTTTGCCAAGCAGTTGAGTCAGATCCTCTCGCATGTCCAAACACTCAATCAGTACGATACCGGTAACGTTGAACAGACCTCCTCGGTTCCAGCGCGTGTGAACGTCTTCAGAGAGGACGAAGTCCGCCCGTCCTTGTCGGTGGAGCAGGCGCTGGCTAATGCGCCGCGACGTGAGGCCAATGGTTTCAGTGTGCCTAAGATCATTGAATAA
- the glmS gene encoding glutamine--fructose-6-phosphate transaminase (isomerizing), whose amino-acid sequence MCGIVGYVGNQAAVPILIGGLSKLEYRGYDSAGVAILQGEKIEVRRSVGKLANLQKSLKEKEIDGLVGIGHTRWATHGKPSEQNAHPHRSKSCVLVHNGIIENYQPLKQQLEREGYKFQSDTDTEVVAHLIDKHMQNGLGLADAVRAATKEVRGSYALAVISEREPGTLVAARLGCPLVVGRTKQASFIASDVMAMLAHTRDVTYLEEGDVAIVTASDVSMTDADGHVMLRKPSKITWDAADAEKSGFPHFMLKEIHEQPQTILDTMRGRYSYESGEADLPDIGLTPKDFASVERIWIVACGTSWHAGQVGKYLFEEMVRTPVQVDIGSEFRYRDPLVGKNDLFITISQSGETADTLAAAREAKQKGARVVSIVNVVGSTLARESDGVLYTHCGPEIGVASTKAFTAQLTALYLLALHLARVRNVMKAADGKAWLDRLVRLPVLVESVLRREAEIVAIAKRYYKKRNFLFLGRGINYPIALEGSLKLKEVSYIHAEGYAAGEMKHGPIALIDKDMPVVVLAPRDRLYEKTVSNLMEVKARHAPVIALVAEGERELGKIADAVFTIPETHPLISPILFTIPLQLLAYHIAVLRGADVDQPRNLAKSVTVE is encoded by the coding sequence ATGTGTGGAATTGTCGGCTACGTAGGCAATCAGGCAGCGGTGCCCATTCTCATTGGCGGGCTTTCCAAGCTTGAATATCGTGGGTACGACTCGGCAGGGGTTGCCATTCTCCAAGGAGAGAAGATCGAAGTCCGGCGCAGCGTCGGCAAGCTCGCCAATCTCCAAAAATCTTTGAAGGAGAAGGAAATCGACGGCCTGGTGGGCATCGGTCACACGAGATGGGCCACGCACGGGAAGCCGTCCGAACAGAATGCCCATCCTCATCGATCGAAGAGCTGCGTCCTCGTGCATAACGGCATCATCGAAAATTACCAGCCCCTGAAGCAGCAATTGGAGCGGGAAGGCTACAAATTTCAGTCCGATACGGACACCGAAGTGGTGGCGCACCTCATCGATAAGCACATGCAGAACGGGTTGGGGCTGGCCGATGCCGTCCGCGCGGCGACCAAGGAAGTCAGGGGCAGCTATGCGCTGGCGGTCATCTCTGAGCGCGAACCCGGCACGCTTGTGGCCGCGCGTCTGGGATGTCCGCTGGTGGTCGGGCGGACAAAACAGGCGTCATTCATCGCCTCCGATGTCATGGCCATGTTGGCCCATACGCGTGATGTGACCTATCTGGAAGAGGGAGACGTGGCTATCGTCACCGCTTCCGACGTGTCCATGACCGACGCGGACGGGCACGTCATGCTGAGAAAGCCGTCCAAAATCACGTGGGACGCCGCGGATGCGGAGAAGAGCGGCTTTCCACATTTCATGCTCAAGGAAATCCATGAGCAGCCTCAAACCATTCTGGACACCATGCGGGGGCGATATTCGTATGAGAGCGGGGAAGCGGATCTTCCCGACATCGGTCTCACCCCTAAGGACTTTGCGTCTGTCGAGCGGATCTGGATCGTCGCCTGCGGCACGTCCTGGCATGCCGGCCAAGTCGGTAAATACCTGTTCGAAGAAATGGTCCGCACGCCGGTGCAAGTCGATATCGGCAGCGAGTTTCGCTATCGGGACCCCCTGGTCGGGAAGAACGATCTCTTTATTACCATTTCGCAATCGGGTGAGACGGCGGACACCTTGGCCGCGGCACGCGAGGCCAAGCAGAAAGGCGCCCGGGTCGTCTCAATCGTCAACGTGGTTGGAAGCACGTTGGCCCGGGAGTCGGACGGGGTGCTCTATACCCATTGCGGGCCGGAAATCGGCGTAGCTTCGACAAAGGCGTTTACGGCTCAATTGACAGCGTTGTATCTCTTGGCGCTGCATCTCGCGCGGGTCCGCAACGTCATGAAGGCGGCTGATGGGAAGGCCTGGCTCGACCGGTTGGTGCGGCTGCCGGTTCTCGTCGAAAGCGTGTTGCGGCGGGAGGCCGAGATCGTGGCGATTGCCAAGCGTTATTATAAGAAGAGAAATTTTCTCTTTTTGGGCCGTGGCATCAATTATCCCATCGCGCTGGAAGGATCGCTCAAATTGAAGGAAGTTTCGTATATCCATGCCGAGGGGTATGCAGCGGGGGAGATGAAGCATGGACCGATTGCCTTGATCGACAAGGACATGCCGGTGGTCGTCCTCGCTCCGCGCGATCGCTTGTATGAGAAGACGGTCAGCAACCTGATGGAAGTTAAAGCCCGGCATGCGCCGGTCATTGCACTTGTGGCGGAAGGGGAGCGAGAATTGGGTAAAATAGCCGATGCGGTCTTTACGATTCCCGAAACGCATCCGCTGATTTCACCGATTCTTTTCACTATCCCATTGCAATTATTGGCCTATCACATCGCGGTTTTGCGAGGCGCGGATGTCGATCAGCCTAGAAACCTGGCCAAGAGCGTCACCGTAGAGTGA